A region from the Flavobacteriales bacterium genome encodes:
- a CDS encoding tail fiber domain-containing protein, whose product MKKSLSFFALCILLQPLFGQDWSLTGNAGTNPATHFLGTTDNQLLTFRRNNVQAGLIDGYSNTFFGSSAGLNNVPNVMLFQGQNNTAVGAGALRENTTGKLNTALGSGALMVNSSGTANTALGASALDHCLSGGSNTAIGYNALSSCTGSSNTALGDGALAVSGGVSGNVALGAGALNQNVGGSRGVAIGFWSMFYANNMSSAFTNQNVAIGYEALRGSTTPANNYGNRNVAVGYQGLMANTSGDDNTAVGNNSLASNTSGGGNTTLGAWALDENTTGMNNSALGYLALTGNSTGSTNVAIGPSALSANKAGSRAVAIGADAMRYANGTSTAFNNLNVAVGYQAMHGSISLTANTGNRNAALGYQALKDYTTGNDNTALGTQALSVATTGSANTAVGYLALGSLSTGSNNTGVGRLANVSSGTLTNATALGYNSTVNASNKVRLGNSSVTVVEGQVAYTSPSDARFKREVEEDVPGLDLIMDLRPVSYSFDRLAFAKHVKENVEGREAELAQASSQRTVGFLAQEVEQVVKDAKYAAFDVVHVPEGPTDNYGLAYAQFVVPLVKAVQELHAENEELKEELTAMRTILSERLTELEKQQGVDHASGDLRVFPVPTRDKVSIEMEERLVGKPAALELLDATGKVVHQLAITALGTGLQFQLPTDLPTGSYTVVLYAVGEAPRSARVVITH is encoded by the coding sequence ATGAAAAAGTCACTTTCCTTTTTCGCGCTGTGCATCCTTCTGCAACCCTTGTTCGGGCAGGACTGGTCGCTGACCGGCAACGCGGGCACCAACCCGGCCACACACTTCCTCGGTACGACGGACAACCAGCTGCTCACCTTCCGGAGGAACAATGTACAAGCCGGACTTATCGACGGGTACAGCAACACGTTCTTCGGTTCCAGCGCCGGTCTGAACAACGTGCCGAACGTGATGCTCTTCCAAGGGCAGAACAATACAGCCGTTGGTGCGGGTGCCTTACGGGAGAACACCACCGGTAAGTTGAACACCGCCTTGGGTAGTGGTGCGCTGATGGTCAACAGCTCAGGCACAGCGAACACCGCGCTCGGTGCCTCTGCGTTGGACCATTGCCTGAGCGGAGGATCCAACACAGCCATCGGGTACAATGCGCTCAGCAGCTGCACCGGATCATCGAACACGGCACTGGGGGACGGTGCGCTGGCTGTTTCCGGTGGTGTGTCAGGGAATGTAGCCCTGGGTGCTGGTGCGTTGAACCAGAACGTGGGTGGAAGCCGGGGCGTGGCCATCGGCTTCTGGTCCATGTTCTACGCGAACAACATGAGCAGTGCCTTCACCAACCAGAACGTGGCCATCGGCTACGAGGCCTTGCGGGGATCCACAACGCCTGCGAACAACTACGGCAACCGGAACGTGGCTGTCGGTTACCAGGGGTTGATGGCCAACACATCCGGAGACGACAACACCGCGGTTGGCAACAATTCGTTGGCGAGCAACACGTCCGGAGGTGGCAACACCACGTTGGGTGCATGGGCGCTCGATGAGAACACGACCGGCATGAACAATTCCGCGCTGGGATATCTTGCCCTAACGGGGAACAGCACCGGCTCGACCAACGTCGCGATCGGGCCCTCCGCATTGTCGGCGAACAAAGCGGGCAGCCGCGCCGTGGCCATCGGTGCCGATGCCATGCGCTACGCGAACGGCACATCCACCGCGTTCAACAACCTGAACGTGGCGGTGGGCTATCAGGCGATGCACGGGTCCATCTCGCTCACGGCGAACACGGGCAACCGCAATGCGGCGCTCGGGTACCAGGCGTTGAAGGACTACACCACGGGCAACGACAACACCGCCCTCGGTACGCAGGCACTGTCCGTCGCTACCACGGGTTCAGCCAATACGGCCGTAGGCTACCTGGCCTTGGGATCACTGTCCACCGGTAGCAACAACACGGGTGTCGGGCGGCTGGCGAACGTGTCATCCGGCACGCTCACCAACGCCACGGCCTTGGGCTACAACAGCACGGTGAACGCCAGCAACAAAGTGCGCTTGGGCAACAGCTCGGTCACGGTTGTGGAAGGTCAGGTCGCGTACACGTCGCCCAGCGATGCGCGCTTCAAACGAGAGGTTGAAGAAGATGTACCCGGCCTCGACCTGATCATGGACCTGCGACCGGTCTCCTACTCGTTCGATCGGCTGGCCTTCGCGAAGCATGTGAAGGAGAACGTCGAAGGCCGCGAAGCCGAACTCGCCCAGGCTTCAAGCCAACGCACGGTGGGCTTCCTTGCACAAGAGGTGGAGCAGGTGGTGAAGGATGCGAAGTATGCCGCCTTCGATGTGGTGCATGTGCCCGAAGGACCGACGGACAATTATGGCTTGGCCTACGCCCAATTCGTGGTGCCGTTGGTGAAGGCTGTACAGGAGCTGCATGCGGAGAACGAAGAACTGAAAGAGGAATTGACGGCTATGCGGACCATCCTGTCTGAACGTCTGACCGAATTGGAGAAGCAGCAAGGTGTCGATCACGCTTCCGGTGATCTGCGTGTCTTCCCCGTGCCCACCCGCGACAAGGTGAGCATCGAGATGGAGGAACGCCTCGTTGGGAAGCCCGCTGCGTTGGAGTTGTTGGATGCCACAGGGAAGGTCGTCCACCAGTTGGCGATCACGGCCTTGGGCACCGGGCTCCAGTTCCAGTTGCCGACCGATCTGCCGACAGGGTCCTACACCGTGGTGCTGTATGCGGTCGGGGAGGCCCCGCGTTCGGCGCGCGTCGTGATCACCCACTGA
- the nhaD gene encoding sodium:proton antiporter NhaD, with protein MSTLLIIVFVLGYAAIAFEHTIKVNKAASALITGAVLWAVLAFGGGGQDAGHDLSAEIGHHMSEISGILFFLLGAMTIVELIAAHNGFDLVTARISTSSKRGLMWTVGLITFFLSAVLDNLTTTIVMVTLLRKLIANKEERMWAVGIVIIAANAGGAWSPIGDVTTTMLWIKGQVTTAPVILHLILPSLACLAVPLVLANHRLRGKMNRPEGDGRKDDGLTQGQRTTVLVAGVAALLLVPVFKTVTHLPPFVGILLMLGLLWLLTEIMHGGKDDEFAVEYTVVHALRKVDSSSVLFFLGILLSISALQTAGILTDVATGLSAAVPDVHAQAILIGLTSAVVDNVPLVAAAQGMYAGAFPTDHTFWIFLAYCAGTGGSALIIGSAAGVAAMGMEKIGFFWYLKKMTGLALAGYLAGVAVYLLQNALF; from the coding sequence ATGTCCACACTGCTCATCATAGTCTTCGTTCTCGGCTACGCAGCCATCGCGTTCGAGCATACGATCAAAGTGAACAAGGCCGCCAGCGCTCTCATCACCGGCGCGGTGCTATGGGCCGTTCTGGCCTTCGGTGGAGGGGGGCAGGATGCGGGGCACGACCTGTCGGCCGAGATCGGGCACCACATGAGCGAGATCAGCGGCATCCTCTTCTTCCTCTTGGGGGCCATGACGATCGTGGAGCTCATTGCCGCGCACAACGGCTTCGACCTGGTAACTGCCCGGATAAGCACAAGCAGCAAGCGCGGGCTCATGTGGACCGTGGGGCTCATCACCTTCTTCCTGAGCGCTGTGCTGGACAACCTCACGACGACCATTGTGATGGTGACGCTTTTGCGCAAGCTCATCGCCAACAAGGAAGAACGCATGTGGGCCGTGGGCATCGTGATCATTGCCGCCAATGCAGGAGGTGCTTGGAGCCCTATCGGCGATGTGACGACCACCATGCTGTGGATCAAAGGACAGGTGACCACAGCGCCGGTGATACTGCATTTGATCTTGCCCAGTCTGGCGTGCTTGGCCGTGCCGCTCGTGCTGGCGAACCATCGCTTACGCGGCAAAATGAACCGGCCGGAAGGTGACGGTCGGAAGGATGACGGTTTGACACAAGGCCAGCGTACCACGGTACTGGTTGCCGGGGTGGCCGCTTTGTTGTTGGTGCCTGTCTTCAAAACGGTCACCCATCTGCCCCCCTTCGTGGGCATTCTCCTGATGCTTGGTTTGTTGTGGTTGCTCACGGAGATCATGCATGGCGGCAAGGACGACGAGTTCGCCGTGGAATACACCGTGGTGCATGCGCTGCGCAAAGTCGATTCGTCCAGTGTGCTGTTCTTCCTGGGCATCCTGCTCAGCATTTCCGCACTGCAGACGGCAGGTATACTGACCGATGTGGCCACAGGATTGAGCGCAGCTGTGCCCGATGTGCACGCCCAAGCCATCCTCATCGGCCTCACCAGTGCCGTGGTGGACAACGTGCCGTTGGTGGCGGCGGCGCAGGGCATGTATGCAGGTGCGTTCCCGACCGACCACACCTTCTGGATCTTCCTGGCCTATTGCGCAGGAACAGGCGGTAGCGCGCTGATCATCGGCAGTGCAGCGGGCGTGGCCGCTATGGGCATGGAGAAGATCGGCTTCTTCTGGTACTTGAAGAAGATGACCGGGCTGGCATTGGCCGGCTATTTGGCCGGGGTCGCGGTGTACCTGTTGCAGAACGCACTGTTCTAA
- a CDS encoding response regulator transcription factor — MQAVIVDDEQEARDVLRAMLHRHAPEVNILAEAASVATAITVLNEHKPDILFLDVQMPGGDGFELLKRLGTWDFDVVFITGSQHHAIQAIRFSALDYLMKPVLGDELRAAVDRHLAKRGGPSDAQAHLLHNIAQPDERSMKLTLTSGDRSYFVDPAEVVWCEADVNYTNLHLADERRFVSARTLKDYEDMLTPIGFLRTHRSYLVNRAHVDHLDKSGFVVLRNGKRVEVASRRREEVARALAV, encoded by the coding sequence ATGCAGGCCGTTATCGTGGACGATGAGCAGGAGGCGCGCGATGTGCTGCGCGCGATGTTGCACCGCCATGCTCCCGAAGTGAACATCCTCGCGGAAGCCGCATCAGTTGCAACGGCGATCACTGTTCTGAACGAGCACAAGCCCGACATCCTCTTCCTGGATGTGCAGATGCCCGGTGGCGATGGCTTCGAACTCCTGAAGCGCTTGGGCACTTGGGACTTCGACGTGGTCTTCATCACCGGTTCGCAACACCACGCCATCCAAGCCATCCGTTTCAGCGCGCTGGACTACTTGATGAAGCCCGTGTTGGGCGATGAACTGCGCGCGGCCGTCGATCGGCACCTCGCGAAACGCGGTGGACCATCGGACGCGCAAGCCCACTTGTTGCACAACATCGCGCAGCCCGATGAGCGCAGCATGAAGCTCACGCTCACCAGCGGTGATCGCAGCTACTTCGTGGACCCCGCCGAGGTGGTGTGGTGCGAGGCCGATGTGAATTACACGAACTTGCACCTGGCGGACGAACGCCGCTTCGTTTCAGCGCGAACGCTGAAGGACTATGAGGACATGCTCACGCCCATCGGCTTCCTGCGCACCCACCGCAGCTACCTGGTGAACCGGGCGCACGTCGATCATCTGGACAAGTCGGGGTTCGTGGTGCTGCGCAACGGCAAACGTGTGGAAGTGGCATCGCGGCGGCGCGAGGAGGTGGCGCGGGCGTTGGCGGTTTGA
- a CDS encoding tetratricopeptide repeat protein, with amino-acid sequence MRRWCVLLVLLVPCWSLAQDPTLVPDLLTALRGPQPDTARVQSLVKLCFNLTRSSPDSARMFGEQGLALARSIGDTRSIADAHNNLGWLALNQGDLPRAQTQLDSALLLFEDLGEPRWISVARSNLGWLAERKGDRAGALKQFQEALKQSEAVNDNGNTAVLLYNIGTIYNKMEEFARARELFARSLELERALGRPDKQANSLMGIGNTYRSEGDAARALEHYEQAGPIFRRIGDHNGAGLVAENAGALFDGSDPDKALAYYRVALREYAIIGSGTDQAYALLSMGATQMAMGLLQQADSSFGAGAALAAASGEPELMMEYEQRQAELASAQGDSKATLMHYERYVALKDSLRNAGTENELMRLRTEFETERAEKDNELLRLKDQENTERLRARNLQLYGSLVLAALALGAVVLVWRNLQQRRKHQIVLEGLNTELRVQKSRIEEINGLLRLKVLRTQMDPHFIHNCLNAIRALSLKGEHERAEEYLEGFARLLRNVLEHSVRDRISLDEEIAFLNDYVRLEQLRLGDDFTWSITADDALLDEEPQVPSLLVQPFVENAIWHGLAPKQGPKRLEVHFFQVDGVVACRVRDNGVGRTEKAATPGRTSLGLKLTGERLELLTERMRSAGGFRVEDLKDPIGAPSGTLVEMRLAV; translated from the coding sequence ATGAGGCGATGGTGCGTGCTGCTCGTGTTGCTTGTTCCGTGCTGGTCGCTGGCGCAGGATCCCACATTGGTACCCGACCTGTTGACCGCATTGCGCGGCCCGCAGCCCGATACCGCGCGTGTTCAATCGCTGGTCAAGTTGTGCTTCAACCTCACACGCTCCTCACCGGATAGTGCACGCATGTTCGGCGAGCAGGGCCTGGCACTTGCACGCAGCATCGGCGATACGCGATCGATCGCTGATGCGCACAATAACTTGGGTTGGCTGGCCCTCAACCAGGGCGATCTGCCGCGCGCCCAGACCCAGCTCGATTCGGCCTTGCTCCTCTTCGAAGACTTGGGGGAACCCCGATGGATCTCCGTGGCGCGCAGCAACCTCGGCTGGCTCGCTGAACGCAAGGGAGATCGCGCAGGTGCCCTGAAGCAGTTCCAGGAGGCGCTCAAACAGAGCGAAGCCGTCAACGACAATGGCAATACTGCCGTGTTGCTTTACAACATCGGAACCATCTACAACAAGATGGAGGAGTTCGCCCGTGCGCGTGAGCTCTTCGCGCGCTCATTGGAGCTGGAGCGCGCGCTCGGCCGCCCGGACAAACAAGCGAACAGCTTGATGGGCATCGGGAATACGTACCGGAGCGAAGGGGATGCGGCGCGGGCACTGGAACACTATGAACAGGCCGGCCCCATCTTCCGGCGAATAGGTGATCACAATGGCGCCGGGCTCGTTGCGGAGAACGCAGGCGCGCTGTTCGATGGTTCAGATCCCGACAAGGCGCTGGCCTATTACAGGGTCGCACTCCGCGAGTACGCCATCATCGGCAGCGGCACGGACCAGGCGTATGCACTGCTTTCCATGGGCGCCACGCAAATGGCGATGGGACTGTTGCAGCAAGCTGATTCAAGCTTTGGCGCAGGCGCGGCGCTCGCAGCGGCCAGCGGCGAACCCGAGTTGATGATGGAGTACGAGCAGCGCCAAGCTGAACTGGCGAGTGCACAGGGCGATAGCAAGGCCACGCTGATGCACTACGAACGCTATGTGGCACTGAAGGACAGCTTGCGCAACGCTGGTACTGAGAACGAGTTGATGCGCTTACGCACCGAGTTCGAGACGGAACGTGCGGAAAAGGACAACGAACTCCTTCGCTTGAAGGATCAGGAGAACACCGAACGCCTGCGAGCGCGCAACCTCCAACTCTACGGAAGTCTGGTCTTGGCCGCCCTGGCCTTGGGTGCTGTGGTGCTCGTTTGGCGCAACCTGCAACAGCGCCGCAAGCACCAGATCGTGCTCGAAGGATTGAACACCGAACTGCGTGTTCAGAAATCGCGCATCGAGGAGATCAACGGTCTGCTGCGTTTGAAGGTCCTGCGGACACAGATGGACCCGCACTTCATCCACAACTGCTTGAACGCGATCCGTGCACTATCGCTGAAGGGCGAGCATGAACGGGCCGAGGAGTACCTCGAAGGATTCGCGCGCCTCTTGCGCAACGTGCTAGAGCACAGCGTGCGCGATCGTATTTCACTGGATGAGGAGATCGCCTTCCTGAACGACTATGTGCGCTTGGAGCAACTCCGGTTGGGCGATGACTTCACGTGGTCCATCACTGCCGACGATGCATTGCTGGACGAAGAGCCGCAGGTGCCATCGCTGCTCGTGCAACCCTTCGTGGAGAATGCCATCTGGCACGGCTTGGCACCGAAGCAAGGCCCGAAGCGCTTGGAGGTGCACTTCTTCCAAGTGGATGGCGTGGTGGCCTGTCGTGTGCGGGACAACGGTGTGGGCCGCACGGAGAAAGCTGCGACGCCGGGCCGCACCTCATTGGGCCTGAAGCTTACTGGTGAGCGCTTGGAGCTGCTTACTGAACGCATGCGCAGTGCAGGCGGGTTCCGGGTGGAGGACCTCAAGGACCCGATTGGCGCACCATCCGGAACGCTGGTGGAAATGCGTCTGGCGGTGTAG
- a CDS encoding T9SS type A sorting domain-containing protein translates to MRPSLLFLLAALPVVAFAQSPDNWTCERAFELPVSSTNLASFTYVNGVIFPSLPPVPTTTCSGTLNRRSGWYKFTATATTHWVRTEGPETDSRIIEVLGGTCGSLTSLQCFDGLNTLQGQPYQALTGLTIGSVYFIRAMNSSLGCDASNGNCVMGLAVVSAAPNDECASATPLTSLPAAPVVRPMTDMATIGATASQPACAGAAGDSDDDVWYRFTATATTQHFVYDLLYDVEPVVQWFSGSCGALTSVACNTTKATGLTPGQQYHIRLHSEGTDHTLRLLGDVCESASNDECSGAIPIVVALTGEEPQEVEITTRTGTSSTVPCDVQNSDVWYSFVAPTAGITITSTNNESAAIYSGTCGSLTCYDEDALNTPWNVTGLTPGTLYFLKLGENNTLRESTIRVMAQPANDECSDAVGLDVQSYGSGQGFVHGHTGGAATGAQACQNTQPRDVWYSFTATAAQHYIHLEPTIQTSSLFSQVLSGSCGSLTSIICDEDNAAFSPLMVSGLTPGTSYFVRVYSNSNTTTAFRIGITVGIVNDDCSGALPLQVLSPEQVAGQRKENTRNAAISTGSCAQNVPDLWYTFTATDDEATFVAAYEGSSVTAYTELFSGTCGNLTSLSCATNFRNRFTGLTPGTTYFVRFAQSTFAFVDYVPHLAQVPNDEITDALVAPFGSSSTGPLHNGSSYGATLSYPQFCSQADPDDDTWYRFTATATAHTVHALQRNTLFTEPTLSQMNVEVYDTLSTIADTLEAHMVSCGIAPRSLTGLVIGRDYWYRVYTPGSAPYALAMFSTWVQDQSNDEAIGAVALTYGDAYSHYFTTSGATQSLPGADCSTDDTADDDIWFRFTATNQPARIVAGHGTADLTLELFSGTPGNLTSVTCSDNILVLPALTSGQVYYVRLYSWRNATPVEGRLGLFVTPSLTANGCVDEACLGPVLLANPSIEQGAYCQAGVPNITDVAGLGIPLAPGWPRLHGGSSDGYSSCMPHNVNGEAPAQIIVVTLNRNLPRSGKGMAGALALEIEYYREYIQAPLSEPLIPGEPYLVSFNAVLSEGSDVKVNGLGALLSVGPMVEGTYAPFDVEPQVVTYDMVEKGAWTNICGIVVPDAAYDNITVGSFFPDRAAYTHVGPINGFSTAYHFYDDVVVARINDPSCITGLGDLPPLDENAAGSGDALRVYPNPASDLLNIVADPSLFGQRAVIEVYDATGSRVHAEQVNFFNALQPLDLSQDWKEGLYLVMVRVEGQGSKAARVVVRR, encoded by the coding sequence ATGCGCCCTTCGCTCCTCTTCCTGCTCGCCGCTCTACCGGTTGTGGCCTTCGCCCAATCGCCGGACAACTGGACTTGTGAACGGGCCTTCGAGCTACCGGTATCCAGCACCAATCTGGCGTCGTTCACCTACGTGAACGGGGTGATCTTCCCCAGTCTACCGCCCGTGCCCACCACCACGTGCAGCGGAACCCTCAACCGGCGCTCCGGCTGGTACAAGTTCACCGCGACTGCGACCACGCATTGGGTGCGCACCGAAGGGCCTGAGACGGACTCCCGCATCATCGAAGTGCTTGGCGGAACATGTGGTTCGCTCACCTCCTTGCAGTGCTTCGATGGCCTCAACACCTTGCAGGGGCAACCTTATCAGGCGCTCACCGGCCTCACGATCGGGTCGGTCTATTTCATCCGGGCGATGAACAGCTCCCTGGGCTGCGATGCTTCGAACGGGAACTGCGTTATGGGCTTGGCGGTGGTGAGCGCTGCACCCAACGACGAATGTGCGAGCGCCACGCCGCTCACCTCACTGCCCGCCGCGCCCGTCGTGCGCCCGATGACGGATATGGCGACCATCGGTGCCACGGCATCGCAACCGGCGTGCGCAGGCGCCGCTGGCGACTCCGATGATGATGTCTGGTACCGGTTCACCGCAACGGCGACAACGCAACACTTCGTGTATGATCTGCTCTATGATGTGGAACCTGTGGTCCAATGGTTCAGTGGCTCTTGTGGTGCGCTCACCAGCGTGGCGTGCAACACCACCAAGGCCACGGGACTTACACCGGGCCAGCAGTACCACATCCGCTTGCACAGCGAGGGCACGGACCACACGCTGCGCCTGCTGGGCGATGTGTGCGAGAGCGCCAGCAATGATGAATGCAGCGGGGCCATTCCCATCGTCGTGGCGCTCACCGGCGAAGAGCCGCAAGAGGTGGAGATCACCACGCGCACCGGCACGAGCAGCACGGTACCATGCGATGTGCAGAACAGCGATGTGTGGTACAGCTTCGTCGCCCCCACCGCTGGGATAACGATCACTAGCACGAACAATGAGTCCGCCGCGATCTATAGTGGCACCTGCGGATCGCTTACCTGCTACGATGAAGATGCGCTGAACACGCCGTGGAACGTTACCGGCCTTACACCGGGCACGTTGTATTTCCTCAAGCTCGGTGAGAACAACACCCTACGCGAGAGCACCATCCGGGTGATGGCGCAACCAGCGAACGACGAGTGCAGCGATGCCGTCGGGCTGGATGTGCAGTCCTATGGAAGTGGACAGGGCTTCGTGCATGGGCACACCGGCGGTGCAGCAACCGGTGCACAGGCCTGCCAGAACACACAACCGCGCGATGTGTGGTACTCCTTCACCGCCACTGCTGCACAACATTACATCCACCTCGAGCCGACCATTCAGACATCGAGCCTCTTCTCCCAAGTGCTCTCGGGATCGTGCGGATCCCTCACCAGCATCATTTGCGACGAGGACAATGCCGCATTCAGTCCGTTGATGGTTAGCGGGCTCACGCCCGGAACATCCTACTTCGTACGTGTGTATTCCAACAGCAACACCACCACCGCCTTCCGCATCGGCATCACCGTGGGCATTGTGAACGACGATTGCTCGGGTGCGTTGCCGTTGCAGGTGCTTTCTCCCGAACAGGTCGCCGGTCAGCGGAAGGAGAACACCCGCAATGCCGCCATCAGCACCGGCTCTTGTGCACAGAACGTCCCGGACCTGTGGTACACCTTCACCGCCACGGATGATGAGGCCACCTTCGTTGCGGCTTACGAGGGGTCGAGTGTGACCGCGTACACCGAGCTGTTCAGCGGCACGTGCGGGAACTTGACCAGCCTGTCCTGCGCCACCAACTTCCGGAACCGGTTCACCGGACTTACACCGGGCACCACCTACTTCGTGCGTTTCGCCCAAAGCACCTTCGCGTTCGTGGACTACGTGCCGCACCTCGCGCAGGTGCCCAATGACGAGATCACTGATGCGCTGGTGGCACCTTTCGGCAGTTCCAGCACCGGTCCGTTGCACAACGGCAGCAGCTACGGTGCCACGCTGAGCTATCCACAGTTCTGCAGCCAAGCCGATCCCGACGACGATACCTGGTACCGCTTCACAGCCACCGCAACTGCGCATACCGTGCATGCGTTGCAGCGCAATACGCTGTTCACGGAACCAACCTTGTCCCAGATGAACGTGGAGGTGTACGATACGCTCTCCACCATTGCTGACACCTTGGAGGCGCACATGGTCAGTTGCGGCATCGCACCACGAAGCCTCACCGGACTGGTGATCGGCCGCGACTATTGGTACCGGGTGTACACGCCTGGCTCCGCTCCCTACGCGCTGGCCATGTTCAGCACATGGGTACAGGACCAGAGCAACGATGAAGCGATCGGTGCCGTTGCACTCACATACGGCGATGCCTACTCCCACTACTTCACCACGAGCGGCGCCACGCAGAGCCTCCCCGGCGCTGATTGCAGTACGGACGACACCGCCGATGACGACATCTGGTTCCGCTTCACCGCCACGAACCAACCGGCGCGGATCGTCGCTGGCCATGGCACGGCCGACCTCACCTTGGAACTCTTCAGCGGAACACCCGGCAACTTGACGAGCGTGACGTGTAGTGACAACATCTTGGTGTTGCCCGCGCTCACAAGCGGTCAAGTGTATTACGTGCGCCTGTACAGTTGGCGCAATGCAACTCCGGTGGAAGGACGCCTCGGGCTGTTCGTGACACCCTCGCTCACCGCGAACGGTTGTGTGGACGAAGCCTGTTTGGGGCCGGTGCTGCTCGCGAATCCTTCCATCGAACAAGGCGCTTACTGCCAAGCTGGAGTGCCGAACATCACGGATGTCGCAGGCCTGGGTATTCCACTGGCGCCCGGCTGGCCCCGCTTGCACGGCGGGTCATCCGACGGATACAGCAGTTGCATGCCCCATAACGTCAATGGCGAAGCGCCTGCGCAGATCATCGTGGTCACCCTGAACCGGAACCTGCCGCGCTCCGGAAAGGGCATGGCCGGTGCCCTCGCGCTGGAGATCGAATACTACAGGGAGTACATCCAGGCGCCATTGAGCGAACCGCTGATTCCCGGTGAACCCTATCTGGTCTCCTTCAACGCTGTGCTCTCCGAAGGCTCCGATGTGAAGGTGAACGGCTTGGGCGCATTGCTGAGCGTCGGGCCCATGGTCGAAGGCACCTACGCCCCCTTCGACGTCGAACCGCAAGTGGTCACCTACGACATGGTGGAGAAGGGCGCATGGACGAACATCTGCGGGATCGTCGTACCGGACGCGGCTTATGACAACATCACCGTCGGCAGCTTCTTCCCCGACCGTGCGGCATACACCCACGTGGGCCCGATCAACGGTTTCTCCACGGCGTACCACTTCTACGACGATGTTGTCGTCGCGCGGATCAACGACCCGAGCTGCATCACTGGTCTGGGCGACTTGCCGCCGTTGGATGAGAACGCTGCTGGTAGCGGCGATGCGCTCCGTGTCTACCCCAACCCTGCGAGCGACCTGCTCAACATCGTCGCGGATCCTTCGCTCTTCGGCCAGCGCGCGGTGATCGAAGTGTACGACGCTACGGGCAGCCGTGTGCATGCGGAACAGGTGAACTTCTTTAACGCGCTGCAACCACTCGACCTGTCGCAAGACTGGAAGGAGGGATTGTACCTGGTGATGGTGCGGGTGGAAGGGCAAGGCTCGAAAGCGGCGCGGGTGGTGGTGAGGCGTTAG